The Glycine soja cultivar W05 chromosome 15, ASM419377v2, whole genome shotgun sequence region ATGGAATAGTCTGGACCTCCAACTTATTACAACTAACACATTTGTAACGGACTAATTTTTTTGCTATGTTTCCTTCATTAATACATGTTATATAAAAGGCTTATTACAAGTAACAAATTGATGACTGATTCTGTTATCACTATAGCACTAAGCAGGCTACACTACGTAGAAGCACCAATAACAGATTCCAAACactcaaattaatatattttttgcccttttcaaaataaaaaaactactaCAACATCTACATTTAAAAAGCTAAAGTTGCCCATCTTTTATTCCAAGTCCATACAAACATCCAAAGCCTCTTTTGGCAGCCCATTAACCAACCgttccaaaatttaatttagtgaTTGTTGATATGCACCATGTTGGAGAGgaaaatagttaaatatttattctaatattggacaattattctattttaaattagCTTTTAagagttagatttttttttaaaagcaagtaTTTCCATAACCAAAAGCTGTGAGATTAATCCCTAAGAAAGTAAAGTATCAATTAAAGGACAATTCCTCTTCCACAAATGTTACTCTATTCACATAGCAAGAAATCAAACTCCTGTCATATGCTTAAAGAGCTCAAATTACTAGCCACTTGAGTTACACCTTGTGAGTAATCAGCCTCTTTTCATTTCTATTACAATATCAAAGTTTATCCAATCTTAATATTAGATGACTAATAAATATACCATCGAGCACATGGATCAAATTGTATAGAATTGTTTTAGCTTAATAAAATTTTTGAATTCAAATCTTAAATATGGTGTTACATTAAATACtcaaataaaaagttttattaGTTACAGTGATCTTATTAGCTGACAGTTGGGTTTGTACTACAGAAAAGCTAAACCACTACCTAAATCACTACAACACTCAAATTGTAAGGTCTAATGCATGTATTCGTCCCATCCCTTGGGTcttttgttgattcttttgGCCTTAAGAATATCCCTTGAGTCATGGGTGCTATCACTTTCTTGCATCATTGGACGGTGCAGATACATCACTTAAGGAACATGTTTCAATCACAATTTTCATGTACAACTATTTTACTGTTCTATTTGATATTTGTGAAGTTCAAAATGTTCATAGTAATTTCCAAATTATGGGTTTTCGGCTTCTCTGATGATGCCACCTGCACACATCTTGACTCAGTGGACCCTACCAATTTAGGTTTTCATTACTACTCAATTTGACAAACAACACTTGATCTATTGTAACAAGTTTATCATTAGTTAAccaaatttatgttgtgacatataatttgtaattataagTAATGTTGTTTGGCAGTGATGTTGCTACTCACTTGTTGAACATTTGTTGTTGGGTGTAGGTACaactatttaattatgttatatcaCAAGCTTTGGCTAAATTTATATCAATAAACAGGTCACATACACTCTTAGAAGCACCTTTACTGTTGGTGGTCATTCATGCATCAATGTCGAATGTGTTGACTTCATAGATCTATTCTTCGTACCTATGCCCACCATGATGGGAGTGTTGGATCCTAGTTTATTAGGCTTGATGTGAAGCATGTTGATGAGGCCAAGTTTTGTTGCTCATCTTGGTCGACAGGTCTCCCTCTCTCCATGACTATGTTGCATGTGCATGCATGCTATTAGCTACTTTTTATTGTTGtgattaacatattttttggaGTATTTTGAGTTTTGTTAGTGGCAAGGgtttttgatgattaattttcagAAGGTAGTGGTTGTAATTTGTAAATTCATTAGTTCTACAGGTAGTTTACTTTGTTCATTACATTCCCACAACATTGGTTTACTCAAATCTCTCTCTACTATTGAATTGGTTAGTTGAAATGGAAATACAACTCAAATCCATTCATATAGAAATCATTCCTAATGttctacatttttctttttaatattctatattaattgtgttGCTAATTAGaggattttatattaatattgttttttatgtGCAGGTTAAATTAATGGTCTGTATAATAGGTGCAACGTaaagaaatcataattaaaaaaattgcacattctaagacgattccaACTGAAACTGTCTTAGAACGTAGTACATACTAAGACGGCTGACACaccaaaaccatcttagaatgtacgatgttctaagacgattttaaggcagaatcgtcttagaataagCTTGATACAAGGATGGTTACGTCGTATAAACCACCTTATAATGAGcctcattctaagacgatttttacaaaaaaatcgtctttgaatgaAGGTAATTTTAAGACAGTTTACATGACGTAACTGCTTTCGTATAAAGTGCATTCTAAGACGAGTTAGAAACCGTCGTCATAGGTATACCAACATTCAACGACATCACCTACGATGACGATCAAAAACTGACGTAGTATGCTGAAATTAACCATcgtagaatatatatatttttagtagtgTGATGTTCATTATATAAGTTGGATGATCATATACACTAGCAGGGTAtgccatttaaaaaacaaaaaagaagatgaTATGCCATGACTTTATATAGTTTGTTAAAGTAAAATAAGGAATGTAAAAAAAGCAAATGGGGAGAGTAATAGCCTATCATGCACTCGGAGGGTAAAGGGGTATGCTCCATTATACCTATattgaatttgtatttttttataataattatgtgtTAATAAGAATACTTCTTGACTctgttcaaaaaaaaagaaaagaatacttCTTGTCTTAACATATCAATAACATTTTACGTataatttatagaataaatttattttttaaaattatctttattattaacATACATTTCTTTTGTCTAATTATTTACTAATACAATTAATTATGgatattttagtttaaataattaatgcaatagTCATGAAttggtttttataaaaagaaacaaatattatttttaatttgagtcTACAAATgtagaattataaaatatattttaatttgatttatatttatttacttttataatgtaatcatatataatatgaaGATGCATATAATTATATGTTACATTAACAAATCAAGTTAATCTCATCTGACCTTTTATATTGGTCTGAATcaagtaaaaataaagtaaaccaATGCATCCTAATCCGTAATGTGATCAATACCTCTATTCAGTATAATCTTggccaaatttttaaatttataatgttaATCAATCATATACATGCATACACACActgcctttattttattttaaagtacaTATGATCAAATTGAATTAGGAAAATTTCAGCTTCTAGATACTTCATTAATTATCCAAACTAGCTTTAATTACATTAACTTCTCGTTTAACTGATGTTCAGCTTCTGCGACAGTTTGTTTAACTGTCCACTTCACAtgttaattatttcttattagaATAATACAGTGACGAAATGATTCTCCTAAAATTTAGTAAATTCTAACATACAAACAATTGTGGCATGGTGACATTAGAGCATCATTACCCATTTTTCTGGACTTCTAAAAATAAGTTTCCTTTTCCTTGCATGCCAAGGGATACGCTGAAATATTTTCAGGTTTATCAGTGTTGACAAGGtcgtcaaatttaatttttttagaattaattaatcaattttaatttttattggaatGACCAGATTACCCCAACATGTTCATTGACTTTATTCATACAGAATCATGTTACGTGGAGTGGCCCCACGTAACCTACTCCCGTATTGACGGAATTGTCCTCAATTGGCACACCGGTAATCACCGCGGTTTTCGTCAGGCTAATTTATTAAGTggaggtaattttttttctgaaattatTAGTTGGAGgtgaattttgaattattattcaTCTTGAGACTTTCGAGTTAATAATATCGATtatgacttttaattttttaattaaagtcataaatttttttataattttttttaatttatagctTAAATGTTAAGTcataatatcaattatttttttataactgaaTTCATCATatcagttattttttttaagtcgtataagttttatttgttttttaaatttaaacttttttaccATCATCAAATTTTTTCTCTTGAAACGCACACAATGTTTGAGAGTCCAAGTTATTTGGAAGATGCCAACCTCGTTACTTATTTTCCAACCAAACAATTATGGAAAGGATAATAGAAAATGGATTCCTCCATTTaggtaattataattataataatattactaattaaCATCCCAGCAAGGATGCACCCGAACAAAACACTTCCTGCCCACGGTAATGAGAGCTGAACCCCCACACGTTGGTCCCACTTTAATCTAGTTGTTATCTCCACACATGCAATTAACAAGGTTATCCACTTATTTGAGATTAATTCTATTTGTTCACTTTTATATTTACAATTGGCTACCAACCAAcaatactataattttttttaatgccgATTAAAGAATTTTAACATTAGTTTTAAACCAATGTTAAATCGAGCAAAGTTAAAAGTGAGACACTTTCAATAAAATGCCATTTTACATTGTTGTGGTGATGTAAAATGCcatttttgtattatattaatcatttatgaagtttcatgaaattatataagtaatttttgtttttttaatcattacaataatttttctcCTAGGAGATGTTAATGTATTatataagagaataatactgtaatatttttaaacagaAAAGAAGTTAATGTAGAAATAGAAAGAAGAACGATATTatgagtaattttaaaaaaactagaagatatgggtgtaatttttttatgtttgattaacCTATTTAAGttaagatagtttttttttttttttttacagaaaaagtTATGATAGTTAGGACTTAGGACCATCAACAACAATAAATATCTGTTTATTGAGTTTTTATTACAGTTACATTTTCTAAATGTAAACTGAAATACCACTTATTAAATTACAAGAATTTGCTTCATATATACGGTTATACCTATCACTCTATGCACTCGGTGGTATTAGCCTCAGAGAAAAACACTGCTGTACATATGATTTTAAataccattttttatttaacacttaataaaaatattattaaaatttttaacaacatgaattatatataatatttaataatatatgataaaagtatattaataacatttattcatatttcgcgatattttttaaatgttaagattttaataataataagtgttaacaaaaaaatattgttaaatgtGACATGTTTAGTAGTGAGATATATACACGAGTGctttattttcaacatttttgCCATTAATTTACCTTCCAAACTTGTATATTATTTGACTCACTTGTAGTTTCCACTATCCAACAATAATGTAAAAGGGAGAAATACTATACATGTTGGAGGGGATATATAGAATCCCCTATTGTTACACAATAAATCAAAAAGTCAGAAACATAGGAATGAGGTTTGTCCCAGAAGATTTGAAATTTTCTTAGCTTCATCGATTCTAaatcatataatattaaaagtatGACTAGTATAAATCTCTTATAGAAATGTAACATATCTTTCAAATTCCAATatgtattttggattttttatttggtGGACCCTCTAATATTTTCATTCCAATTGCCCTTCAGTAGCATTCTCAGATGGTAACCTCATATGTTAGGCCTATTATAAGTCCTTGTGTTGGTTGTTAATGATATGCATATCCGtccaattcatttatttaaatgatgCTTTGTCATTGTATAAACAACATGCTGAATTAATTTATGTACGATCTGCATCTTCTAGAAACCAAACCAATTAAGGTCGCACGCATACCAACCAAGTATAATTTTCAATATCTGAAGAACAAACACGTCGTGCGTGTCACAGAATTGCCCTCTGACTAGATCACTCGGGAATGGGACACGTTACCCTTTTGTACTATCTTCAtagtaaaacaattttatttatttattaaagtacATAGCTAGTAAAACAATTGAGCATATATATGgagtttgttttgtgttttccACTGTTCATCGTATTCTTGAAGTCGTTACCTCTttgtaaagaatttttatttgtttttttatttattaaagttcatagtaaaatatttcattgtatttaactttattcagctttaattaaaagaaacagCAGGCACTACTAAAAGTCTAGATGAATAGAGAAAAGAAGATGGGGCATATCAAAACATTAATTTGAGTTTCAGAAATTAAGGTCAACgaaaacccaacaaaacaaagaagaaaatatggTTCAACTAATAGAGCAGTATGAAATCATGAGCAACTCCTGGATCCGTGAAAGAGTGCAAGTCTTCACCAAATACAGTAGATATTAGAAAATGAACGGAAATGTTGAAGGTGCTTTCGCAATTGAAAAGATTCGAATAATGACAAGTCAAAGTTTCTTTTCCAAATTTGTCACCATAACAAATGCATGAAAGTCAAGAGGGGCAGTTGCGTCATTTGTGTTTAACCAACATCTTAGACTTGAGATACTCGGTTCCccatttatcaaataatattaaacaatttGTTCAGATCTTTCGAAATTTCTTGCTTGCCAAACAACTATAACCCCTTCATTCTATGTCTGTatatattaaatacaaaaaggaagaaaatccaTGGCATATAGGACCTAGACAACTATTCAAAAACAACTTTAGAGGAAAAAATCAACATTGGGGTGGTATAAAAAGGAGCTAAACCTCTTTTCTCTCTAAGCAGCTGAAGATTTTGAATACAACCTCTCTACCATTCCCTCAAAAGTCATAAACCCAATTTCCATTTCTACAAACCCTATCTCTCTTCTTacctaatatatacaaatatctCACCAATTAAGTTTTCCAACCTTCCTCAAGGATATATCTCTATACAAACACTTTGGGAGCAAAGTATAGCTATGAGATTGTAGATTACTATATAATCATAAAGAACCATTTCAAGTTTgaattcattcattttattcttttctcaaTTCATCAACAATGACCCTTATGAAAACCCTATGGAAATCAATCTTCCCCGGTTGTTACAAGGGTGAATATCCCTCTCCAAAGCCAAAGAAAGTGGTGGCTACAAAGCCAAATTCTTCACACAGAATTTCTGTGACGGATTTGAGTTATCCAAGCACGACTCTTTCGGAGGATCTGTCAATTTCTCTAGCGGGAACCAACCTCCATGTTTTCTCACTCGCTGAGCTCAAGATTATTACTCAACAATTCTCTTCTAGCAATTTTCTTGGAGAAGGTGGGTTCGGACCCGTGCATAAGGGGTTCATTGATGACAAGCTTAGGCATGGCCTCAAGGCTCAACCGGTGGCTGTTAAGCTCTTGGACTTGGATGGCTCGCAGGGCCACAAAGAGTGGTTGGTACGTATGctactttgttttcttccgCATAATTAAATTAGTGTCAAATACGCGGCTTATCTGGTTTTCACAGTGGAGAATATATGTGATCTAAATCAAAAAATACGCGCCCATGGTCTTATATTGAGTGCTTTTTGAGATATTTGCTTAATTAGAACGTCCATAGTTGAGATAATAAAAGTGCATGGCTTGTTATTCTACTATAAATATTTTCACATATGTTTCAATACATTCATCATAAAGCTTATTAAAAGCTAATGAAGGTTAGGTAGAGGGTTGGTTATTCAAATTTTCGTAAAGAGAAATACTTTCACTTTTTACTTCATTTAGTGTTTGACTCTATCTAAATTgtctactaaaaaaatacatgtagaAAAgcttattacaaataaaaaagttactTAAATTCCATTAGTCCTCATACAAGTTATATTTGTGGAAACACTTAACTAAGttgtttatcaaaataattaatgtgtcatgtttaaataaatactttaattaagtattttacTGAATGagttattattaaatgaaagttTCTTTATTGACTTGAAGGTAAAAtgtattgaaataaatttatatgtttaaaaaacactaaatcatttaaataagttgaaataaatgtttTACATGAATgtcacaaattattttataaatttaaataataaggtCTTTAAGATTACGCGTCTTTGATCAGTTCTGACCTTTTGGTTTTCTAACTTGTGCTGACGACAGACTGAAGTTGTTTTTCTGGGGCAACTAAGGCATCCACATCTCGTGAAGCTGATAGGATACTGCTGTGAAGAAGAACACAGGGTTTTAGTATATGAATATTTACCAAGAGGAAGCTTGGAGAATCAATTATTTAGAAGTAagaattttgttataattaatataagtacTCACTATTATTAATGTATTCATATGAAATAAGCCTAAATTATTCTTGAAgaactaattaattaaccttttattattctttattgtGGCAATTAATTCAGGATTCTCGGCATCACTTTCATGGTCAACGAGAATGAAAATTGCTGTTGGAGCTGCGAAGGGTTTAGCATTTCTTCATGAAGCTGAGAAGCCAGTCATCTATAGAGATTTCAAAGCTTCTAACATCTTGTTAGGCTCTGTAAGTCTCACTTTCATCCTCCTTTACTGTTCCATTAAAATCTCTTTTTCTCAATTATATGTAGAAGTTCATAACACCTAtgtgtttatttgatttaatattttataaggggtgtaaagggattttttttatataaaaggaaTAATGTGAAATGGATAGAGTTAAGATATTCTtctttaaacattaattaaacctTGACAACTCATACTATTGGAAAGTTTTTTTTGAAGGTGACATACtaattgaaacttgaaagagaaagaaatagaaaaaataaaaaaaatacattagaaTGTTCAAAtatcattcttatttttaatattcttcAATGATTTCTCTTCTTGGATATAATGTTGTTCTTAATACTTACTTTTCTCATTAAATATTCTTTCAGGATTACAATGCAAAGCTATCTGATTTTGGGTTGGCAAAAGACGGTCCCGAAGGAGATGACACTCACGTTTCAACCCGAGTTATGGGTACACACGGCTACGCAGCTCCAGAATATATCATGACAGGTAACCTTATAACTTTATATTTTCCATCAATCCActttcatcaaataataataataataatgataactaAAGATttaaaagtcattttttattataaaaagtgtaatataaaatgttagtaatgcactaattttcaataaaattttataacgaTGTTTTATACTTACTGAACCCCtacaaataataagaataaaatctgTTTTCAGTTTGTATGAAACttagttttagttttgaaattttaattttaatcaatttgatctttaaatttttaaaagttagatTTTTGTCCCTCTTCAATTCACGGTAAAAAGATTGTTTGTGATGagagacaaaaaatattatttttttaagtttaaggatcaaattaatcaaaataaaaataggattATCTAATTAACAcaaatttttactaaaattacAGAGactaaaaggatattttattctaataataataataatatgtaatTAGCAGTTAATCATCCACTTGGGCTAGAATTCTTGTAGCTaactcaaatttataataatttttttgataggTCACTTGACAGCAATGAGTGACGTGTATAGTTTTGGAGTAGTGCTGTTGGAGCTGCTAACAGGGAGAAGGTCAGTGGACAAAAATCGCCCTCCAAGGGAGCAAAACCTAGTGGAGTGGGCAAGGCCAATGCTAAATGACTCTAGGAAACTCAGCAGAATAATGGATCCTAGACTTGAAGGCCAATATTCTGAAATGGGGACAAAAAAAGCAGCAGCATTGGCTTTCCAATGCCTCAGCCACAGACCAAGGAGCAGACCCTCAATGAGCACAGTGGTCAAGACCCTTGAGCCACTCCAAGATTTTGATGACATTCCAATTGGAACATTTGTTTACACAGCTCCACCGGATAATAATGAAATGCATAGTGCAAAGGATCAATGTGAGACACCTAAGAGGagggaaaataataataacaatggtCACCTTCATAGGAATGGCCACAGGCATCATCCACTTAAATCCCCCAAGACCCCTAGGCCACAATCACAATCACAATCACGTTCAAATGATCACAAACACCGAAATGGAAGAGGAAGTGGATCAAATTCTCCTCCATCACATGGGAAAATTAGGCAAGGAGTTCTTGCCTATTAGGGCACATAAATGATAAATCATGTTTTGTACATATACATAGAGATATTTTCCCTCAAAATTGGTTAGTTTTGTGTAGTGTACCAACTAGCTAGCTAGtagacccccccccccccattgcCAAGAAAAGACAAAGACAAGAAGACAGTGAGCGtgcaagtatatatatatatatatatggtccaCACATGGAAAACATGcttaagttaatttaatttttgttttatagtaatttaatttcttcaattAAGGAAGAGTTAGGAAAGTTCAATTGTTTTAAATTGTGTATATGTTGAGGTTTTCTTCTGGATGAATCAAAAGACTGGTTCAATAAATGGACAATTACCAACTACGAGTTGTTGAACAAATTTAGATATATGATCTTTCAACAAGAAGGGTTACAGCTAAGATATTTGACCAAATAACACGTAATATTGAATGGTGAGTAACATGCCACTACGTAAGCTAATTCTAGATACTAGTAGTATTTATCAAAGTGAAGACAGCAACGAAAGCCGCCCTCATATGCGcacttgataattaaataactaaacCTATGATTATATCTTTTGTCAAAAGAAAGATAATCATTacatgtgatgatgatgatggggtTGGGGGAATGCTTAGAATACTAGTCTATTCGACTTTTTAAAATTGGattgttaatttaacaattcaAGGCAATATTGGTTCAAACTTTATTAGTGTAGCTATGATCGAATCAGCctgtattattaaataatattattattaaaaataaaatattataactttataatatttaaattaaaaataaaacaatttatttacaggtttttaacattgaaaatacatacaaaaatttcaattaaataaaatataatacttatATCTAAATGCCGACAATATGCACAACAGTGCCCATTAAAAATTACCAGTTTACGTGAagaattaaaaaacttaaaaagtttattattaactttaatcagctaaataaattctaaaaacTTCAATTTAAGCTAATGAGATTAGATTTGACACTTAGAAACTTCCTCAATTTTTCCAAGttcatttaaaggaaaaattctcaaatttcCACTTTTCGAgttctaaaaattttaagtgaaaaattaaaattgtttctaattataaaaaaagaaaaagatcaacAAAGGTATTATCAAATGTATTCTTAAAAGAATTCTAGAAATTACCCTTAGACTTAATTAATtgagcaaaaccaaagaacaaatCATTAGAGTTTTACCTTGCCAATTATATCATGGTATTTAATGAAATCTATTATCATGTAAATTAGTAAAgtaaaactctaattttaaCTAGAAAACAACACCAACAGTGCAGCTACAGTAcgatatttaagtttttgtctATAAAACTATATAACCAACGATAAGGACTAAAGACGCGTGAAGCTACTAAGGATGATAAGGACGACTTTTGGAGTCAAGTCACATGAAAATTGAAGAACACAAACAATTAGGGGCGAAGCAATGTTATGACAGGGGAGCCACGTCCCCCCAACCCAAACTTTTTTGGaatccacacacacacatagaaaaattatagataaaaaagaactattgTAATAGGTCACGATTAAGTCATTGTAGTTCTCAAGGACTATCTACAATGTAGCTCTAGTATTGCGACAATTTAACCAATAGAATAATATTTGctcaatttatcttttaatttttttatattttcatttatatatatatatatatatatatatattgtgtataTTCATGcactaaatttatatatataaattgttaaaaagaagaaagaaattaacTTTCATATCACttgaacccaaaaaaaatgccTTGAGAATCCACACATCAAAGGAAACGAGAAGCAATGTAATTTATGGAttctaaatatttgttttagtatttttttcttagtcaaatttgttttcaaaaatatgaTATGATGTGGTGacatatttgataataaattataatgttaaaaaattaatttgacaataaattatattttttagaatcaatttaacattaaattacaAAGTTTAAAGATTAGTTTGTCATTAAATTATCAACAAGATTAATTTATCACACTTTTTACATGTTTAGAtactgaatttgaatttttaatctttcaaaagaTTAATTTGTTAGTGTCTTACACTTTTAAGaaccaatttaattatttatccttttttctaTTAACTTTGTGTTTAAATTAcaacttaaatttgaaatatgtactaaaatattacatattagattaaatcTATTTGCGACTCCCTCTCATTTTCAGATGAAGCTCCGCCATTGCAAACAATGACAATGTTGGAATGAATCTTGAAGATTTAATCCAGGAATGCAGGCTATTCTGCTTTGCAGGGTAAGAGACCACTTCAGTTTTACTTGTTGGAAAATGGTGTTGTTAAGTAGGTACCCTAATTGGCAAGCACTTGAATGGGAGGAAATGTTTTGCAAGTTTGtggggaaataaaaaaaaaaaacaacttgtgATGGGCTAGCTAAGTCACCTTAAGATTGTAAGTGTTGTATTATTATCTTGATATCGAATAGTTTGGCATTGATACTCATTAGTACACATATTTTTTGTCAAAGGTCACCATGATTATGAATATGAATGAGGTTCTTGGATTATACTTGCCACTATGAACTTctctaaaatcttaaaaaaaaaaaaggtttggcCTTCATATGAAACAGCAATAGAAAGCTATACCTCTAAGGCTCTAACTCCAAGTAATGCTCTCTCTTTGAGTGTCAATACTGTAACATCCTGTTTTGAGGTGCTAGCTTAGAAGATACAATATACAGTATTTATATATACTTGTTGGTTTGtcatgtcaataaaaaaaagttagtgaTTGACTGTATATGATTATATTATTGTGGTTAATATCAGCTAAGGATTCCTCATCACAAAATGATCGGTGCCTGAGAAGGTTGGTGATTTTATGATTACTAATATCTGTGATATGAGGACCGAACACTTTGTATGCATGTATAGAGACAAAGTGGTTAATTGAAGAGTGAAATCCCTATTCCCTGAGTTTTCCAAAAGTCTAAGAGGATAAAATTGAGATCCttgtgcaatctcaatagttcaaagaattatttttatatcttaGCTTGTATCCTTTCAAATTAACTTTCAGCGTCTTAAAAATTGCTATAGCAATA contains the following coding sequences:
- the LOC114386445 gene encoding serine/threonine-protein kinase RIPK-like; this translates as MTLMKTLWKSIFPGCYKGEYPSPKPKKVVATKPNSSHRISVTDLSYPSTTLSEDLSISLAGTNLHVFSLAELKIITQQFSSSNFLGEGGFGPVHKGFIDDKLRHGLKAQPVAVKLLDLDGSQGHKEWLTEVVFLGQLRHPHLVKLIGYCCEEEHRVLVYEYLPRGSLENQLFRRFSASLSWSTRMKIAVGAAKGLAFLHEAEKPVIYRDFKASNILLGSDYNAKLSDFGLAKDGPEGDDTHVSTRVMGTHGYAAPEYIMTGHLTAMSDVYSFGVVLLELLTGRRSVDKNRPPREQNLVEWARPMLNDSRKLSRIMDPRLEGQYSEMGTKKAAALAFQCLSHRPRSRPSMSTVVKTLEPLQDFDDIPIGTFVYTAPPDNNEMHSAKDQCETPKRRENNNNNGHLHRNGHRHHPLKSPKTPRPQSQSQSRSNDHKHRNGRGSGSNSPPSHGKIRQGVLAY